Below is a window of Candidatus Saganbacteria bacterium DNA.
GAAAAAGGCCCGCGTTTACGGCCCAAAGAAAAAAGAGAGTCTTTTCGTCTTCAGGCCTATCAAAGACCCGGAAGAGATCAGTCTGCAGTATATCCCGACTATTCTTCCCCCGAAAAAATATTACTTCCCGCAAAAGGAAAAGCTGATCAATTTCAACGCCGAAAAGTTCACCGAGGAAAAAGGGACCAAAGACCCGGAAGAGTTCATCCTTTTTGCTGTGCATACCTGTGATATTGCCGGTATTCAATGCATGGATGTCGTCTTCAGGGAAAATCCCGCGGATCCATACTATCTCAGCAGAAAAAGCAAGATGACGATCATCGGCCTTGAATGCCTGAAATACTGCGATGATATCGCCAGCTGTTCTTCAATGGGCAATCATGAGCCCCGCGGCGGATATGACCTGATGATGGTAGATATCGGGAACAGTTTTGCCCTTCATGTGAACTCCGAAAAGGGTGAGAGCCTTATCAAAAATCTCAAATACATACGCGAGGCAAACGATAAAGATATGGCCGCTCTTGCCTCCGTCAGGGAGGAAAAGAAAAAGGTTTTTAAAGAAGAGCTTAAGGCCCCTCTTTCAAAAATATACGAGGCATTCGACAATTCTTTCAAATCCCCGGTATGGGAGGATGTCGGAAAGCGGTGCGTCGGCTGCGGGAATTGCACTGCCTCCTGCCCCACCTGTTACTGTTACGATGTCATTGATGAGATGGAGCTCGATTTGACCAATGGGACTAGATACAGGATTTGGAACTCCTGCCAGATGGATGATTTTGCTAAAGTCGCCGGCGGAGAAGATTTTAGAAAAGGCCGCGATTCAAGACAGCGCCACAGATATTATAGAAAATTCAAATATCCGGTGGACAAGTTCAACAGATATTTCTGCACGGGCTGCGGGCGCTGTACAAGGGCTTGCGTTGCGCAGATCAGCCTTCCCGAAACAGTGAATGCTGTGATAGACGGGTACAGGAGTAAAAATGCCGGCTAAAGAAAAATTAAAAGAAAAGATCCTTTCTTTTCCGCACAAATCGGTGAAAGCGGAAATAATAGACGCCTATATGGTGGGTGCGAACGAGAAATTCTTCAAAATTAAACTTGAAGAAGGCAAAGAACTTGGGCACGAACCGGGACAGTTCGTTATGGTGTCTATCTTTGGTTTTGGTGAAGCGCCAATCTCGATCGCCTCCTCCCCCACTGATAAAGGATACTTTGACCTGACCGTAAGGAAGGTCGGGGTTTTCACAAATGAACTTCATAAATACGGCAAGGGCGATGTGATCGGCATCAGGGGACCTTACGGAAAAGGATTCCCAATCGATAATATGTTCGGTTACGATATCCTGGTCGTCGGCGGAGGGCTTGGCATGGTGCCGCTGCGTTCATTGATACGCTATGTAATGGCAAACCGCAATGATTTCGGGAACGTTCAAATACTTTTGGGGTGCAAGTCGCCAAATGAGCTCCTCTTTAATGAAGAAGCGAACGAATGGATGAAAAGGGCCGAAATAAAAAGGAACTGCACCGTAGACAAGGCCGATGAAGAATGGAAAGGTAACGTCGGGGTAATTACGACCCTGATCCCTGGTGTCGATATAATCCCGGAGCGCACTTACGCTGTGGTCGTCGGCCCGCCTATCATGATGAAGTTCACCCTTGTCTCACTTCTCGAAAAGAAAATACCTGAACACCAGATAGTCCTTTCTTTGGAGCGGAGGATGAAGTGCGGGCTTGGAAAATGCGGGCATTGCCAGATAGAGGGCGTGTATGTCTGCCAGACAGGGCCTGTTTTTACATATAATCAGTTAAAGAACTTTAAAGGGGAATGCTATGAAAAAGGTCTTTAAAAAACCGAAACTTGCGTTCTTCGACTTTAGCGATTGCGAGGGCTGCCAGCTCCAGTTCGCCAATATGGGAGAAACTCTGCTGGAGCTTCTAAAACTCGTCGACATCGTGAGCTTCCGCGAGATCATGTCTGAGAACGGTCAGGACTACGACATCGCTTTTGTTGAAGGCAGCATAACCTCTGATAACGACGTGAAAAGGATCAAGGCTATCAGAGAAAAAGCAAAAGTTGTAGTCGCCCTTGGCGCGTGCGCTACCATCGGAGGCGTGAACGGCATGAAGAACCGCACGCCGCTTGAAGACGCGAAAAAGCTTGTCTACGGAGATATGGCCGGCAGCATCAACACGATAAAGACAATGCCTTTGCGCGAGGTCATAAAAGTGGATTATTTTATCCACGGGTGTCCCGTGTATATCCCGGAAGTGGTCACAGTTGTCAAATGTCTTCTGCTGGGTAAACCCTATGTGGTCCCGACCTATTCCGTCTGCAACGAATGCAAAACAAACGAGAATGTCTGCAGGTATGAAAAGGACGAGGATTGTTTCGGTCCCGTGACAAGGGCCGGCTGCAACTCCTGGTGTATAAATAATGGGAACAAATGCTACGGCTGCAGGGGGCTTGTGGACGATCCCGCCGCCAACGGACAAAAAGAGATCCTGAGCAAATACGGGCTTGATCTTAACGAGATCCTGAACAGGTTTACTTTATATAATGACAGCCTTGGAGTAAAATATGACAAAGAGTTCAAGCAGTAATTCAAAGAACGTAAATATTGATATCCACTACCTGACAAGGGTGGAAGGACACGGTAATATCGTCGTTGATGTAAAAAACGGCGTGCTGGAAAAATGCGAGTTCCAGGTCATAGAATCTCCGAGGTTCTTCGAATCTATGCTCGTTGGCAGATCGATATGGGAAGCGCAGCATATTACGAGCAGGATCTGCGGCATCTGCGCCTGCGGTCACAGCCTTGCCAGCATTAAAGCGGCGGAAGCGGCGCTTGAAGTGACCCCGTCAGACGATACGGCTTTGCTCCGAAAACTTTTATTGAACACGGAAATGCTCGACAGCCATATACTTCACATTTACATGCTTGTCGCGCCCGACCTTCTCGGCGTAAAGAGCATTTTCCCTCTGGTCAAGACCCACAAGAGCATGATAGAGATGGCGCTTAAGATGAAAAGGATGAGCGATTTCGCCGGGGAAGTGCTTGCCGGCCGTCATATCCACCCCATTAGCTATGTGATCGGAGGCCTGACCCAGGTCCCGGCAAAAGAAAACCTGCAAAAGCTTCTTTCTATGATGATAGAATGTCGGGGATACGGAGAAAAGACCGTCAAAACTTTTAAAAAATTGAGCTTCCCCTCTTTTGAGCATCCGACACAGTATCTTTCACTTACAAACGAAAGTGGTGAATATCCTATGTACGACGGTGACTTGGTAGTGTCCGGATCGCAAAGGACCGGCATAAAAGATTACAAAAGATTATTACACGAAAAACCTGTCGGTTATTCAAGGGCAAAACTTTCTTTTATTAACGGACAACCTTATTCTGTGGGGGCCCTTTCGCGCCTTAATAATAATTTTAAAAAGCTTAATAAAAAGGCAAGGCTTGTCGCGGAAGAGCTGGGTTACAAAGTCCCGTGTCACAATCCGTATTTGAACACCGTTGCGCAGCTCATAGAATGGGTGCATTGTCTTGAAGATTCGATCTCTATCCTCGAAAGGATCTTAAAGGAAGGAATAGATAGCGCTAAGGTCGTGGTGTCATCCTGGCCAAAAAAGGGAGAAAAGCGTTCGTACAGGCCAAATTCGGGAACCGGATGTGTCGAGGTGCCGAGAGGTTCTCTGTTTCATGAATATACCATTGATGAGACCGGCCATATAACCGCGGCTAATTGCGTCATCCCTACGAACCAGAACATTGCCAACCTTGAAGAAAACATGAGAAAGATCGTGCCTGAGATGCTGCCTGAAAAGTCCCAGGATGAGATCCGTCTCGGACTTGAGATGCTCGCGCGTGCTTACGACCCCTGCATTTCCTGCGCCACGCACATGCTAGATGTCAAATTCATCTGAAAAACTGGCCATTATCGGCCTTGGCAACCCTTTAAGGAAAGACGACGGAGTCGGAATAATCGCACTTAATCGTTTGAAGTTATGCCTAAAAAGGCCTGATATCGACTATTTTGATTTCGGTACGGGGAGTTTTGATATCCTTTTCAAGATAAACGAATACAAGGCCATTCTTATAATCGATGCCGTAAATGCCGGCATGGAACCGGGGGACCATAAGATATTTCCTCTTGAGGCCGTTGAATCGGAGATCATCACGGACATGGGGTCTACGCACGGGTTCGGCCTCAAGCAGCTGAGGATGCTATGCTCTTCTTTCGGGTCTTCTGGCAAGGTTTTTGTCGCGGGCATCCAGATCGTTGATGTTTCCGAGGGGAACGGAACCTCGGACCTTGTCAACAAAAAACTTGACTCCGCTATAGATAATATTTCCCTCTATATCAACAAATACCTGTCATCCTAAGCATTGGGATATTGAAAAATCCCCGGGATTGTTATACAATATCAGTTAGTAATTTCTTTGAGGAGGTTCAACATGGCACACAGGATCAATGATACTTGCATCGCCTGCGGGACTTGCGAACCGGAATGCCCGGAAAAAGCAATAAGTGTTGGCGATCCTATATACATAATAGAGGCGGCAAAATGTACTGATTGCGGAAAGTGCGTGGAAGTCTGTCCCGTCAGTTCGATTGAAAAGGCATAGGGCCTGATGTTGTTATCATGAATACTCGGTTATCATAATAACGTTTTTGGGCGCAATTTTGCGCCCTTTTGATTTTTTTGGAGGTATTAATAA
It encodes the following:
- a CDS encoding 4Fe-4S dicluster domain-containing protein, with translation MKYAVIKKTDLNKWLERLMKKARVYGPKKKESLFVFRPIKDPEEISLQYIPTILPPKKYYFPQKEKLINFNAEKFTEEKGTKDPEEFILFAVHTCDIAGIQCMDVVFRENPADPYYLSRKSKMTIIGLECLKYCDDIASCSSMGNHEPRGGYDLMMVDIGNSFALHVNSEKGESLIKNLKYIREANDKDMAALASVREEKKKVFKEELKAPLSKIYEAFDNSFKSPVWEDVGKRCVGCGNCTASCPTCYCYDVIDEMELDLTNGTRYRIWNSCQMDDFAKVAGGEDFRKGRDSRQRHRYYRKFKYPVDKFNRYFCTGCGRCTRACVAQISLPETVNAVIDGYRSKNAG
- a CDS encoding FAD/NAD(P)-binding protein; this translates as MPAKEKLKEKILSFPHKSVKAEIIDAYMVGANEKFFKIKLEEGKELGHEPGQFVMVSIFGFGEAPISIASSPTDKGYFDLTVRKVGVFTNELHKYGKGDVIGIRGPYGKGFPIDNMFGYDILVVGGGLGMVPLRSLIRYVMANRNDFGNVQILLGCKSPNELLFNEEANEWMKRAEIKRNCTVDKADEEWKGNVGVITTLIPGVDIIPERTYAVVVGPPIMMKFTLVSLLEKKIPEHQIVLSLERRMKCGLGKCGHCQIEGVYVCQTGPVFTYNQLKNFKGECYEKGL
- a CDS encoding cytochrome B, whose amino-acid sequence is MKKVFKKPKLAFFDFSDCEGCQLQFANMGETLLELLKLVDIVSFREIMSENGQDYDIAFVEGSITSDNDVKRIKAIREKAKVVVALGACATIGGVNGMKNRTPLEDAKKLVYGDMAGSINTIKTMPLREVIKVDYFIHGCPVYIPEVVTVVKCLLLGKPYVVPTYSVCNECKTNENVCRYEKDEDCFGPVTRAGCNSWCINNGNKCYGCRGLVDDPAANGQKEILSKYGLDLNEILNRFTLYNDSLGVKYDKEFKQ
- a CDS encoding Ni/Fe hydrogenase subunit alpha gives rise to the protein MTKSSSSNSKNVNIDIHYLTRVEGHGNIVVDVKNGVLEKCEFQVIESPRFFESMLVGRSIWEAQHITSRICGICACGHSLASIKAAEAALEVTPSDDTALLRKLLLNTEMLDSHILHIYMLVAPDLLGVKSIFPLVKTHKSMIEMALKMKRMSDFAGEVLAGRHIHPISYVIGGLTQVPAKENLQKLLSMMIECRGYGEKTVKTFKKLSFPSFEHPTQYLSLTNESGEYPMYDGDLVVSGSQRTGIKDYKRLLHEKPVGYSRAKLSFINGQPYSVGALSRLNNNFKKLNKKARLVAEELGYKVPCHNPYLNTVAQLIEWVHCLEDSISILERILKEGIDSAKVVVSSWPKKGEKRSYRPNSGTGCVEVPRGSLFHEYTIDETGHITAANCVIPTNQNIANLEENMRKIVPEMLPEKSQDEIRLGLEMLARAYDPCISCATHMLDVKFI
- a CDS encoding hydrogenase maturation protease, translating into MSNSSEKLAIIGLGNPLRKDDGVGIIALNRLKLCLKRPDIDYFDFGTGSFDILFKINEYKAILIIDAVNAGMEPGDHKIFPLEAVESEIITDMGSTHGFGLKQLRMLCSSFGSSGKVFVAGIQIVDVSEGNGTSDLVNKKLDSAIDNISLYINKYLSS
- a CDS encoding 4Fe-4S binding protein, translating into MAHRINDTCIACGTCEPECPEKAISVGDPIYIIEAAKCTDCGKCVEVCPVSSIEKA